A genomic segment from Ignavibacteriales bacterium encodes:
- a CDS encoding helix-turn-helix domain-containing protein: MMPEMDGMEFCSKIKLDFLTSHIPVIMLTAKASGESKIQGLETGADDYLTKPFNSKELFVRIKNLLEQRKRLREKFAKEAIEQKQISTINPLDEEFLQKAFSLVEKNLDNINFDTEAFAKEMFLSRMQLHRKLQAITGQTPGDFIRSFRLNKAAKMLTEKKLSVTQIAFEVGYSSPSQFSRAFSKQFNCTPTDYSNRQNYIR, from the coding sequence ATGATGCCTGAAATGGACGGTATGGAATTCTGCAGTAAAATTAAATTAGATTTTCTTACAAGCCACATTCCGGTTATTATGCTTACAGCAAAAGCTTCCGGAGAAAGCAAAATACAGGGTCTCGAAACCGGTGCTGATGATTATCTTACAAAACCATTCAACTCAAAAGAATTATTTGTAAGAATAAAAAATCTTCTTGAACAGCGTAAACGACTAAGAGAAAAGTTTGCTAAAGAAGCGATAGAGCAGAAACAAATTTCTACAATAAATCCGCTTGATGAAGAATTTTTGCAGAAGGCTTTTTCGCTAGTTGAAAAAAATCTTGATAATATTAATTTTGATACAGAAGCATTTGCAAAAGAAATGTTTCTAAGCCGAATGCAGCTGCATAGAAAATTACAGGCAATTACCGGGCAAACTCCGGGCGATTTCATTAGGTCATTCAGGCTCAATAAAGCTGCAAAAATGCTAACTGAAAAGAAACTTTCGGTTACCCAAATTGCATTCGAAGTAGGTTACAGCAGTCCCTCTCAGTTTTCCCGTGCTTTTTCCAAACAGTTTAATTGCACACCAACAGACTATTCAAATAGGCAAAATTATATACGCTAA
- a CDS encoding T9SS type A sorting domain-containing protein, with translation MIYQLELFPGQIFKGNYYYWSDGGTKTANLQFSNTVPWLSITPSSFTSSSCSDIVRVEFNFVAPQTPGIYDAVIQDLNGNWDNTNITLSVTENPTSAIVQSYQLNQGQTISKIDTLYWNGFGNFSCLNNYVPGSTRLYSFAEKDSVSWFSITPSNLTLPLSGVGTIESTILGTTAGSDHVYIIEEAEYASLCFFFRVNVNVITDVEESYITDIPLDYSLKQNYPNPFNPSTKISWQSPVSSHQTLKIYVVGNEVAILVNEYREAGRYEVTFDASKLTTGIYFYKMQAGDFVETKKMILMK, from the coding sequence TTGATTTATCAACTTGAATTGTTTCCTGGGCAAATATTTAAAGGGAACTATTACTATTGGTCAGATGGTGGAACAAAGACTGCAAATTTACAATTTTCAAATACCGTTCCCTGGCTTTCCATTACTCCATCAAGTTTTACATCAAGTTCTTGCAGCGATATTGTTAGAGTAGAATTTAATTTTGTTGCTCCTCAGACGCCGGGAATTTACGATGCAGTAATTCAGGATCTAAATGGCAATTGGGATAATACAAATATTACCCTCTCAGTTACAGAAAACCCAACTTCAGCTATTGTTCAGTCATATCAGTTAAACCAAGGACAGACGATTTCAAAAATTGACACATTATATTGGAATGGTTTTGGAAATTTCAGCTGTCTGAATAATTATGTGCCAGGTAGTACAAGACTCTATAGCTTTGCAGAAAAAGACTCAGTTTCCTGGTTTAGTATTACACCTTCGAATTTAACACTTCCTCTTTCAGGAGTAGGTACTATTGAATCGACAATTTTAGGAACAACTGCAGGTAGTGATCACGTTTATATTATTGAGGAAGCAGAGTATGCAAGTCTTTGTTTCTTTTTTCGTGTTAATGTAAATGTTATTACTGATGTTGAAGAAAGTTATATAACAGATATTCCTTTAGATTATTCTTTAAAACAGAATTATCCAAATCCATTTAATCCATCTACAAAAATCAGTTGGCAGTCACCAGTCAGCAGTCATCAAACATTAAAGATCTATGTAGTAGGTAATGAAGTTGCAATATTAGTCAATGAGTATAGAGAAGCAGGAAGGTATGAAGTAACATTTGATGCTTCTAAGCTTACTACTGGAATTTATTTTTATAAAATGCAAGCTGGTGATTTTGTTGAAACTAAGAAGATGATTTTAATGAAGTAA
- a CDS encoding SBBP repeat-containing protein: MNKWLFTLSILLLATAIKPQVTEEWVARYNGPGDLNDISTDLAVDSEGNTYVTGRSFGGSTSWDYATIKYDSAGVEQWVQRYNGTANGFDEATSIIIDNEDNVYVTGNIFGGGTRNDYATIKYNSDGVQEWVKIYNSPGNGDDRAKSIAVDNDGNIYVTGYSFGNVSMILRLCYNQI, translated from the coding sequence ATGAATAAATGGCTTTTTACTCTTTCTATTCTATTGTTAGCAACAGCAATAAAACCACAGGTTACAGAAGAGTGGGTTGCAAGATATAACGGACCAGGAGACTTAAATGATATTTCAACAGACTTAGCAGTTGATAGTGAAGGTAATACATATGTTACCGGGCGTAGTTTTGGAGGCTCAACAAGCTGGGATTATGCTACAATTAAATACGATTCTGCTGGAGTTGAACAGTGGGTGCAAAGATATAATGGAACAGCAAATGGGTTTGATGAGGCAACGTCTATAATAATAGATAATGAAGACAATGTGTATGTAACAGGTAATATTTTTGGAGGCGGAACAAGAAATGATTACGCCACCATTAAATATAATTCTGATGGTGTTCAGGAGTGGGTTAAAATATATAATAGCCCAGGAAATGGAGATGACAGAGCAAAATCAATTGCGGTTGATAATGATGGTAATATATATGTTACAGGTTACAGTTTTGGAAATGTATCAATGATATTACGACTATGCTACAATCAAATATAG
- a CDS encoding T9SS type A sorting domain-containing protein yields the protein MTKLYLYLLLVLFIYSLTHAQWSNDPTVNTPICTAPNIQGKPAIVNDGSGGAIMAWDDDRANTFNNDIYAQKVDASGTVQWAADGVAICTAAGYQTDVFVINDGAGGAIVVWNDRRNGFPNLDVYAQHINSSGNVLWTTNGIAVCNDINYQFVNDVISDGSGGAIIVWEDYRSGSTSDIYAQRIDNSGNLLWNSNGVPISTAANQQYLARLISDFSNGAIVAFHSDLGPVGNLLSTVYAQKINSNGIVQWPTNGVEICSPGPNQSTTITPKICTDGNGGAIIAWDDERSGTGTDVYAQRINSSGVTQWVANGVAISDSIGILEGGVALASDNSGGAILTWLDERNGNGLHIYAQRVNSNGDFIWTSKGIPIYEIDNTSPFDLQVIGDSSGGVIINWTDNTSFTDYNLFSQKIDSTGNIQWNAGGVAVSTANNIQNEQKITTDGQGGAIAVWTDWRTGGLDIYAQRIFQDGVLPVELSSFSASITGSTVELNWITMTEVNNYGFEIERMSEKNPSWQKIGFVAGNGNSNSLKTYTFIDSESQPGKYVYRLKQIDNDGAFEYSNEIEVEFGNPTSFLLKQNFPNPFNPTTKISWQSPVASHQTLKVYDLLGNELVTLVNEYREAGRYEIEFKSSVGSLQLASGIYFYKITVGSYVETRKMILMK from the coding sequence ATGACAAAGTTATATTTATATCTCTTACTAGTCCTGTTTATTTATTCGTTAACTCATGCTCAGTGGTCAAATGATCCAACAGTAAATACACCCATTTGTACCGCACCAAATATTCAGGGAAAACCAGCAATTGTTAATGATGGAAGTGGTGGGGCTATAATGGCATGGGATGATGACAGAGCCAATACATTTAACAATGATATTTATGCTCAGAAAGTTGATGCCTCGGGCACAGTTCAGTGGGCTGCCGATGGAGTAGCCATTTGCACTGCTGCCGGATATCAGACAGATGTATTTGTTATTAATGATGGTGCAGGCGGGGCAATTGTTGTGTGGAATGATAGAAGAAATGGATTTCCGAATTTGGACGTTTATGCACAACACATAAATTCAAGTGGAAATGTTTTATGGACAACAAATGGAATTGCCGTTTGTAACGATATTAATTATCAGTTTGTTAATGATGTAATTAGCGATGGATCAGGAGGAGCTATAATTGTCTGGGAAGATTATCGATCCGGTTCTACCAGCGATATTTATGCACAACGCATTGACAATAGTGGTAATTTGTTATGGAATTCAAATGGCGTCCCAATTTCTACTGCCGCAAATCAACAATACCTTGCCAGGCTAATTTCAGATTTTAGTAACGGCGCCATCGTGGCTTTTCACAGCGATTTAGGTCCAGTCGGAAATCTATTGTCAACTGTTTATGCACAAAAAATAAATAGTAACGGAATTGTTCAATGGCCTACTAATGGAGTGGAGATTTGTTCACCGGGCCCTAACCAATCTACCACCATAACACCCAAAATTTGTACTGATGGCAATGGCGGTGCCATTATTGCGTGGGATGATGAGCGAAGCGGGACAGGTACGGATGTTTATGCCCAAAGAATTAATTCTTCGGGAGTAACACAATGGGTTGCAAACGGGGTGGCAATTTCAGATTCAATAGGTATTCTTGAAGGCGGAGTTGCTCTCGCTTCTGATAATTCAGGAGGCGCTATACTAACCTGGCTCGATGAAAGAAATGGAAATGGACTTCATATATATGCACAGAGAGTAAATTCAAATGGGGATTTTATTTGGACAAGCAAAGGCATTCCCATTTACGAAATTGACAATACTTCACCATTCGACCTTCAGGTAATTGGAGACAGTTCTGGTGGAGTGATAATTAATTGGACAGACAATACATCATTTACTGATTATAATCTTTTTTCACAAAAAATTGACTCAACAGGAAATATACAGTGGAATGCCGGTGGAGTAGCTGTAAGCACTGCTAACAATATTCAGAATGAGCAGAAAATTACAACCGATGGACAGGGTGGAGCAATAGCAGTCTGGACTGATTGGAGAACAGGCGGATTAGACATTTATGCGCAAAGAATTTTTCAGGATGGAGTTTTGCCGGTTGAACTTTCATCTTTCAGTGCTTCCATAACTGGTTCTACAGTAGAGCTTAATTGGATTACGATGACCGAGGTAAATAATTATGGTTTTGAAATTGAAAGAATGTCTGAAAAAAATCCAAGCTGGCAAAAAATAGGTTTTGTTGCGGGCAATGGTAATTCTAATTCATTAAAAACATATACTTTTATCGATTCTGAATCACAACCTGGAAAGTATGTTTACCGATTAAAACAAATCGATAACGATGGTGCATTTGAATATTCAAACGAAATCGAAGTTGAATTTGGAAACCCTACTTCTTTTCTTTTAAAACAGAATTTTCCCAATCCATTTAATCCAACTACTAAGATTAGTTGGCAGTCACCAGTTGCTAGTCATCAAACTCTAAAGGTTTACGATTTACTCGGAAATGAATTAGTAACACTTGTTAATGAATATCGTGAAGCAGGAAGGTATGAGATTGAATTTAAGTCTTCAGTCGGCAGTCTTCAATTAGCAAGTGGAATATATTTTTACAAAATAACAGTTGGTTCGTATGTTGAAACTAGGAAGATGATATTAATGAAATAG
- a CDS encoding response regulator gives MKSSVVVFLLFVSLLAQGYLFGQIKIHKHLTSANGLVNDRVNSIEQDKQGYLWIGTDDGLSRWDGINFVNFHKHNGLSSSRIKDLAIGSDSSIYVATYGGGLNVIKDESIIVLDSTNGLATNWLLCVSVLQDGTILVGGKDGNISILKNGKFSQWISPDNLNHKDVYEIFQSKDGTYFIGTFQGGFYTFKNGKLKNYSYKDGLVNENVYYFFENLDGSIYFSTNLGIHLFKEEKIDFMNEKWGRRNSSCTSIISENSENIYFATDEGVIIKNKNKIDLIGVNNGLSFNEISCLFLDSYGTMYIGTYGNGIDIHHPDRLEIFNKDTGLPSDKVWSIYQDQDSEFFFGTHNGLVVDANSQARVLSMADYNYGNVVKRIIKSKSGIVYAGTTYGINILSDGTNKKLTKENGLIDTYIMDMVETPDEKILAATRFGVVFIENGRISNLTSKDGLIDDYILSILVSKDNTTYFGTNGRGVSVYKNSSFKTLNNKNGLSDLTVNVIAEGKDGTIYLGTDQGGLNMLKDDSVFVMDIRSGLSSNSIQAIAISDDGKVYASTNNGLNIIDFSQDVTKIRIIDAESGLPSNLCLDKSLYIDNDGYVWVGTSNGLVKYNPQKDVENKMPPKIYITSLQIYNEDIVLQDFIKSPQLEYNQNYLKFDFTGINLSAPNKMIYKYRLTGIDKDWVENKNNSVQYTNLGSGSYSFEVKAMNEFGYWSKPAKLDFVVNPAFWKTWWAYLVYFVLAAVGFVAIRRYELNRVKLKNNLRLKEFESKKLQEVDQIKSRFFANISHEFRTPLTIIIGSLEKLKSKMENNSDDKELAVMKRNASRLLQLINQLLELSRIESGNVKLTASESDIVKFLKRITASFSSLANQKNQKLTFNSVPVDDNQSKEEIFVFYDKKKLETVFYNLLSNAIKFSPIDEKIDVRISKSSDSVKISFVNTGIEIPSEKIKNIFDRFYQVDDTGTRNFEGTGIGLSLVKEYAELHKGKIEVESNNNTTAFTILLPLGKNHLGESEIVELTEKENIILNDAKNAILSESKKDVVYVDTASKINPNGGEQIEDKTIILVVEDNPDLREMIKENLQDNYFVIETENGVKGLKLAEETIPDLIISDIMMPEMDGYELSSKIKTSEKTNHIPVILLTAKAAIEDKLAGLETGADDYLIKPFNSDELKIRVRNLIKIRRQLREKYQTQMLVKPANVIVPSIQKVFIDKLTSIIESNISNENFSVEILCDEIGMSRAQLHRKIKAVTNQSASEFIRNFRLQRAAELLKQDAGNIAEIAYRVGFSSQAYFTKMFQELYGQTPLEFKKQHTK, from the coding sequence ATGAAATCATCTGTAGTTGTATTTCTATTATTTGTTTCCTTGCTCGCCCAGGGTTACTTGTTTGGACAAATCAAAATCCACAAGCACTTAACGAGTGCAAATGGATTGGTGAATGATCGCGTAAATTCAATTGAACAAGACAAGCAGGGTTATCTCTGGATAGGAACTGATGATGGTCTTTCAAGATGGGATGGAATTAATTTTGTCAATTTTCATAAACATAACGGTTTATCTTCATCCCGAATTAAGGACTTAGCAATTGGTTCTGACAGTTCAATCTATGTTGCGACTTATGGCGGGGGTTTAAATGTAATTAAAGATGAATCAATTATTGTTCTCGATTCGACTAATGGTCTTGCAACAAATTGGTTGTTGTGCGTTTCAGTTCTGCAGGATGGAACCATATTGGTTGGTGGAAAAGACGGGAATATATCTATTCTAAAAAATGGAAAGTTCTCGCAATGGATAAGTCCAGATAATTTAAATCACAAAGATGTTTATGAAATATTTCAGAGTAAGGACGGCACTTATTTTATAGGAACGTTCCAGGGAGGATTCTATACTTTTAAAAATGGTAAGCTAAAAAACTATTCTTATAAAGATGGCCTGGTAAACGAAAATGTTTATTACTTTTTCGAAAACCTTGATGGGTCAATTTACTTTTCAACAAATCTTGGAATTCATCTTTTTAAGGAAGAAAAAATAGACTTTATGAATGAAAAATGGGGCCGCCGAAATTCAAGTTGTACTTCAATCATAAGTGAAAATAGTGAAAACATTTACTTTGCCACAGATGAAGGAGTTATAATAAAAAACAAAAATAAAATTGACTTAATTGGTGTAAACAATGGTCTCTCTTTTAATGAAATCAGCTGTCTATTTTTAGATAGTTACGGAACTATGTACATAGGAACTTATGGTAACGGAATAGATATTCATCATCCAGACAGACTTGAAATATTCAATAAAGACACAGGTCTTCCTTCCGATAAAGTATGGTCAATTTATCAGGATCAAGATTCAGAATTTTTCTTTGGGACTCATAATGGTTTAGTCGTCGATGCAAATTCTCAGGCAAGAGTATTGAGCATGGCAGATTATAACTACGGCAATGTTGTTAAACGTATTATTAAATCCAAAAGCGGAATTGTTTATGCAGGAACAACATATGGCATAAATATTTTATCCGACGGCACAAATAAAAAACTCACAAAGGAAAATGGTCTGATTGATACATACATCATGGATATGGTTGAAACGCCCGATGAAAAAATTCTTGCGGCTACCAGATTCGGAGTAGTATTTATTGAAAATGGAAGAATATCCAACTTAACAAGTAAGGACGGATTAATTGATGATTATATTTTATCAATTCTTGTAAGCAAAGATAACACCACATATTTTGGAACAAATGGCAGGGGTGTTTCAGTCTATAAAAATTCTTCTTTTAAAACTCTCAATAATAAAAACGGTTTATCAGATCTAACCGTTAATGTTATCGCTGAGGGCAAAGATGGGACAATATATTTGGGTACCGATCAGGGCGGATTAAATATGTTAAAGGATGATTCGGTTTTTGTGATGGATATAAGAAGTGGGCTTTCAAGTAACTCGATTCAAGCAATTGCAATTTCGGATGATGGAAAAGTTTATGCATCAACTAATAATGGTTTAAATATTATTGATTTCTCTCAGGACGTCACAAAAATTAGAATAATAGATGCCGAATCAGGTTTACCATCAAACTTATGTTTAGATAAATCATTATACATAGATAATGATGGTTATGTTTGGGTAGGGACTTCAAATGGATTAGTAAAATATAATCCACAAAAAGATGTTGAAAATAAAATGCCTCCTAAAATCTACATTACATCTTTGCAGATTTATAATGAAGACATTGTGCTGCAAGATTTTATTAAATCACCCCAATTAGAGTATAACCAAAATTATTTAAAGTTTGATTTTACTGGAATAAATCTTTCAGCACCGAATAAAATGATATATAAATACCGGCTAACTGGAATTGACAAGGATTGGGTTGAAAACAAAAATAATTCTGTTCAATACACAAATCTTGGAAGTGGAAGCTACTCTTTCGAAGTGAAAGCAATGAATGAATTTGGATACTGGAGCAAACCGGCCAAACTTGATTTTGTTGTAAACCCGGCTTTCTGGAAAACCTGGTGGGCTTATTTAGTTTATTTTGTTCTGGCCGCAGTTGGATTCGTAGCTATAAGACGATATGAGCTTAATAGGGTTAAGCTTAAAAATAATTTGAGATTAAAAGAGTTTGAATCAAAAAAACTTCAGGAAGTTGATCAGATTAAATCAAGATTCTTCGCAAATATCTCCCACGAGTTCAGAACGCCACTAACGATAATTATTGGTTCTCTGGAAAAACTAAAAAGCAAAATGGAAAACAATTCTGATGATAAGGAATTGGCTGTAATGAAAAGAAATGCTTCAAGGCTTCTTCAATTAATAAATCAACTTTTAGAATTATCACGTATTGAATCCGGGAATGTAAAACTAACAGCTTCTGAGAGCGATATTGTAAAATTTCTTAAACGTATAACGGCTTCATTTTCTTCGCTGGCAAATCAAAAAAATCAAAAACTTACTTTTAATAGTGTTCCGGTTGATGATAATCAATCGAAAGAAGAAATTTTTGTTTTTTATGATAAGAAAAAACTTGAGACGGTTTTTTACAACTTACTTTCGAATGCGATCAAATTTAGTCCAATAGATGAAAAGATAGACGTTAGAATTTCAAAATCAAGTGATAGTGTAAAAATTTCTTTTGTGAATACGGGCATTGAAATTCCTTCAGAAAAAATTAAAAATATCTTTGATCGTTTTTATCAGGTTGATGATACGGGCACCAGAAATTTTGAAGGAACAGGAATCGGTCTTTCTTTGGTTAAAGAATACGCTGAACTTCATAAAGGTAAAATTGAAGTTGAGAGTAATAACAACACAACAGCTTTTACAATCCTTCTACCATTGGGTAAAAATCATTTGGGTGAAAGTGAAATAGTAGAACTAACAGAAAAAGAGAATATTATTCTGAATGATGCGAAGAATGCAATTCTCAGTGAAAGCAAAAAGGATGTTGTTTATGTTGATACTGCATCGAAGATTAATCCGAATGGCGGCGAACAAATTGAAGACAAGACAATAATTCTGGTTGTTGAAGATAATCCTGATCTTCGTGAAATGATTAAAGAAAATCTGCAGGATAATTATTTTGTAATTGAAACTGAAAATGGTGTGAAAGGATTAAAGCTTGCAGAAGAAACGATCCCTGATTTAATTATCAGCGACATAATGATGCCGGAGATGGATGGTTATGAATTATCTAGTAAGATTAAAACGAGTGAAAAAACTAATCACATTCCTGTTATACTTTTAACGGCGAAAGCGGCAATAGAAGATAAACTTGCAGGACTTGAAACCGGTGCCGATGATTATCTTATAAAACCATTTAATTCAGATGAATTGAAAATCCGTGTTAGGAATCTTATAAAAATCCGCAGACAATTGCGGGAAAAATATCAAACTCAGATGCTGGTTAAACCTGCCAATGTTATTGTTCCATCAATTCAAAAAGTTTTTATTGATAAACTAACATCAATAATAGAAAGTAATATTTCCAATGAAAACTTTTCAGTTGAAATTTTATGTGATGAAATTGGAATGAGCCGTGCACAGCTTCATAGAAAAATAAAGGCTGTTACAAATCAATCCGCATCAGAATTTATCAGAAATTTCCGTTTACAGAGAGCCGCGGAATTATTAAAGCAAGATGCGGGCAATATTGCAGAAATCGCCTATCGAGTGGGATTCAGCAGTCAGGCTTATTTTACAAAAATGTTCCAGGAACTCTATGGACAAACTCCGCTCGAATTTAAAAAGCAACACACCAAATAG
- a CDS encoding SBBP repeat-containing protein: MERILIDIATSMAVDDEANVYVTGQVMVKPLVTMQQLNIILMVLSNGLQRYNGIGNRDDKANSIAIDNSGNIYVTGVSYENGTANNYATVKYNSAGVEQWVEIYDGTGSNDDYGTAVKVDNLGNVYVTGFSVGIPITSGYDYATIKYSQTPLLKITKPTPFSKFISGETDTIKWVDAGWNAVNIKCKTNFETPIESEIIIAQGIPNVNSKFVWNVPDTILSFRSKIIIENADNPTEKIESDIFRIKPYVLTRLNADSTYYEYRKNRDQWGFSNTRADVWDSLWYSQFDYQGIDPFTNQQYSQIQGDSVFFKRPSYAHMDWISWVNTFTLNACYFSVANGWYKPTATLKWWIESFPGKWNGSCFGIAVANALAFSHREQFQIKYLNFPTITNPITVVSNAGVKRVINELFTHQTGNPHLALRTLIGLNKTPNETLNDLKEMLSQDNAEIRTLSFNNNGPGGGGHAVLAYGLKHDPTVDGLYYVQIYDNSNPNSNNHIQLNSLVGNGFWAAPDWPGWGGNKWFYLRNPTEQYLVNPTFAKGVAQQSPFILDQDVLEINNTTSASIQIQDNVGNQTGFINNLIQLDIPGSAPFVFDNGSETPPYGYTLPADNYSIVLNEFIEDTVATFFFTGNKSFLYERNGADQTETDRLFFDGGVSVANPDAQTKTVKLLNLINETTQEKLFVARSLELAQNDSVKIENPDSNKIKLISYGSAKDYDIELNYVTENEFGRFGDFNIPMSANSSHTFVPNWTELTNSELQVLVDIGNDGTIDDTLYLSNQVTGTADDQGSLFTPDSYNLAQNYPNPFNPSTKISWQSPVGSHQTLKIYDILGNEVATLINEYREAGRYEVTFDASKLASGMYLYRLQAGSFVETKKMLLLK; the protein is encoded by the coding sequence ATGGAAAGAATTTTGATTGATATAGCAACATCCATGGCGGTTGATGATGAGGCTAATGTTTATGTTACAGGGCAAGTTATGGTGAAACCATTAGTGACTATGCAACAGTTAAATATAATTCTGATGGTGTTGAGCAATGGGTTGCAAAGATATAATGGAATTGGAAATAGAGATGACAAAGCAAACTCAATCGCCATAGACAATAGTGGGAATATCTATGTAACGGGGGTTAGCTATGAAAACGGAACTGCAAATAACTATGCAACAGTTAAGTATAATTCTGCTGGTGTAGAACAGTGGGTTGAAATATATGACGGAACGGGAAGTAATGATGATTATGGTACTGCAGTAAAGGTTGATAATTTAGGTAATGTATATGTTACTGGCTTTAGCGTTGGAATACCAATAACCTCTGGATATGACTATGCAACAATAAAATATTCCCAAACACCACTTCTTAAAATCACAAAACCAACTCCATTCAGTAAATTTATTTCAGGTGAAACCGATACAATCAAGTGGGTTGATGCAGGATGGAATGCTGTAAATATTAAATGCAAAACCAATTTTGAAACTCCAATTGAATCAGAAATAATAATTGCTCAAGGTATTCCAAATGTAAATTCTAAATTTGTTTGGAATGTGCCGGATACAATTCTTTCTTTCAGATCAAAAATAATAATTGAAAATGCTGATAACCCGACAGAAAAAATTGAAAGCGATATTTTCAGAATTAAACCCTATGTGCTAACAAGATTGAATGCTGATTCAACTTATTATGAGTACAGAAAAAACAGAGACCAGTGGGGATTTAGCAATACACGAGCAGATGTGTGGGATTCACTCTGGTATAGTCAGTTTGATTATCAGGGAATAGATCCATTTACTAATCAACAATATTCTCAGATACAAGGAGATTCTGTTTTTTTTAAAAGGCCTAGCTATGCACATATGGATTGGATCTCCTGGGTAAATACTTTTACCTTAAATGCTTGTTATTTTTCTGTGGCAAACGGATGGTATAAACCAACGGCAACATTAAAATGGTGGATTGAATCATTCCCAGGAAAATGGAATGGTTCCTGTTTTGGTATCGCTGTGGCCAATGCACTGGCATTTAGTCACAGAGAACAATTTCAAATTAAATATCTAAATTTTCCGACAATCACTAATCCTATCACGGTCGTTTCTAATGCTGGTGTAAAAAGAGTAATAAACGAGCTATTTACTCATCAAACGGGTAATCCTCACCTAGCATTAAGAACCCTTATTGGTCTAAATAAAACTCCAAATGAAACTTTAAATGATCTAAAAGAAATGCTGTCTCAGGACAATGCCGAAATTAGAACACTAAGCTTCAATAACAATGGTCCAGGTGGTGGCGGTCACGCAGTTTTAGCTTATGGATTAAAACATGATCCAACTGTTGATGGACTATATTATGTTCAGATATATGATAATTCAAATCCAAATTCGAATAATCATATCCAGCTTAATTCTTTAGTTGGAAATGGTTTTTGGGCAGCTCCAGACTGGCCAGGATGGGGCGGAAATAAATGGTTTTATCTTAGAAACCCAACAGAGCAATACTTAGTAAATCCAACATTTGCAAAAGGTGTTGCTCAACAATCACCATTTATTCTTGATCAGGATGTATTAGAAATAAATAATACGACTTCTGCTTCAATTCAAATTCAGGATAACGTAGGGAACCAGACAGGATTTATTAATAATTTAATTCAATTAGATATTCCTGGTTCAGCACCATTTGTTTTTGACAATGGAAGCGAAACACCTCCGTATGGTTATACACTTCCAGCAGATAATTACTCTATTGTATTGAATGAGTTTATTGAGGACACAGTTGCAACATTTTTCTTTACAGGTAATAAATCATTTTTGTACGAAAGAAACGGAGCAGATCAAACAGAAACAGATAGATTATTTTTTGATGGCGGAGTTTCAGTTGCAAATCCAGATGCACAAACAAAAACAGTTAAACTGCTAAATCTAATTAATGAAACCACGCAGGAAAAATTATTTGTTGCACGCTCATTAGAACTTGCACAGAACGATTCAGTTAAAATTGAAAACCCGGATAGCAATAAAATTAAATTAATATCTTATGGATCAGCTAAAGATTATGATATTGAACTAAACTATGTAACTGAAAACGAATTCGGAAGGTTTGGTGATTTTAATATTCCTATGTCTGCAAATTCATCACACACATTTGTTCCAAATTGGACAGAGTTAACAAATAGTGAGCTTCAAGTACTTGTTGATATCGGTAACGATGGAACCATAGATGATACATTGTATTTAAGTAATCAGGTTACAGGTACCGCTGATGATCAAGGCTCACTGTTTACACCAGATAGCTACAATCTTGCACAAAACTATCCAAATCCATTTAATCCATCTACAAAAATAAGTTGGCAGTCTCCGGTTGGCAGTCATCAAACATTAAAGATCTATGATATACTTGGAAATGAAGTTGCAACATTAATCAATGAGTATAGAGAAGCAGGAAGGTATGAAGTAACATTTGATGCTTCTAAGCTTGCAAGCGGAATGTATTTGTACAGATTGCAGGCAGGAAGCTTTGTTGAGACTAAAAAAATGCTGCTTTTAAAATAA
- a CDS encoding SBBP repeat-containing protein, whose amino-acid sequence MDNSYDEAVAIVCDNVGNVYVTGVSYRDNNGYEYATIKYNSAGIEQWVQRYNDLNHSSSYASSIAVDNEGNVYVTGNIISDS is encoded by the coding sequence TTGGATAATAGCTATGATGAAGCTGTTGCAATTGTATGTGATAATGTAGGTAATGTGTATGTAACTGGCGTAAGTTACCGCGATAATAATGGTTATGAGTATGCTACAATTAAATATAATTCTGCTGGTATCGAGCAGTGGGTGCAGAGATATAACGACTTGAATCATAGTTCCAGTTATGCAAGTTCCATAGCAGTTGATAATGAAGGTAATGTTTATGTTACGGGGAATATTATTAGTGATAGTTAG